In Brevibacillus brevis NBRC 100599, a single genomic region encodes these proteins:
- a CDS encoding SH3 domain-containing protein, which produces MLPISPYHRSLWVRNIFLGLFALGLIAVLFKLGFGYKQITLYKQAKAFYEQKNLLQAEETFSRAHDMAFLSYGDDEWNSIMFQLASIRTELEGLQQQSRAAILEKKVAEIGAVYEQYQAVKKNYQNQKDVPAMFFQQLSARLGMDKSFSDYYLNALQTAKAQAQSNLEKENYQDESFIETLLAVPDEYYGGKKKKQAELTALFQNYEKTKLRKLIASAPFEEVITKTATSIRHYEKLGIETDWLVGQLEKYALAEIKEVIRSKDLSAFVDMAAAYRKIEDVLSSDSPVLDSITRYLDGKLKQAEQYIKSFEFTKARELYEQLNPLQDTATLLSDLNKLWLEYDPARLLQLRYPDRTFTDTLSGTDRWGAKLYAFGLSEADHRLYFAAKMPNDSVLYLDQSLDVDLKTAKAKIDDKLGSKEKPVIIVSASGKERANAYAAFSPNLTKESLKKSFSVEADELSVEDSEHVILKNAVGKGENEIALFKLEDNGLAYIEKLADLEQSSEETTEGTGSGEAPSPADSSTEATDQPSPATQKTDVFAGPGEEYEKIGQVAADGSFQVIADLNGWYQIVFDGKEGWIRATESTP; this is translated from the coding sequence ATGTTGCCTATCTCTCCCTATCATAGGTCCCTGTGGGTCCGTAATATTTTTCTGGGACTCTTTGCCTTGGGTTTGATCGCTGTTCTGTTCAAGCTCGGATTCGGGTACAAGCAGATTACGTTGTATAAACAAGCAAAGGCGTTTTATGAACAAAAGAACCTGCTGCAAGCCGAGGAAACCTTTTCTCGTGCGCATGATATGGCCTTCCTGTCCTACGGGGATGACGAATGGAACTCTATCATGTTCCAACTGGCTTCGATCCGTACTGAGCTGGAGGGGCTTCAACAGCAATCGCGGGCGGCCATTTTGGAAAAGAAGGTCGCAGAAATCGGTGCGGTCTATGAACAATATCAAGCTGTCAAAAAGAATTACCAGAATCAAAAGGACGTACCAGCAATGTTTTTCCAGCAATTGTCCGCACGCTTGGGTATGGATAAGAGCTTTTCCGATTATTACTTGAATGCCTTGCAAACAGCGAAGGCTCAGGCACAATCAAATCTCGAAAAGGAAAACTACCAGGACGAATCTTTCATCGAAACACTCCTTGCCGTTCCAGATGAATACTACGGCGGTAAAAAGAAGAAGCAGGCTGAACTCACGGCCTTGTTCCAAAACTATGAAAAGACGAAGCTGCGGAAATTGATCGCTTCTGCTCCTTTTGAAGAAGTCATCACCAAGACGGCTACAAGCATACGCCATTACGAAAAGCTGGGTATCGAGACAGATTGGTTAGTGGGTCAGTTGGAAAAGTATGCGCTAGCTGAAATCAAGGAAGTCATTCGTTCAAAGGATTTGAGTGCCTTCGTTGACATGGCAGCCGCCTATCGCAAAATCGAGGATGTGCTTTCCAGTGATTCACCTGTCCTCGATTCGATCACCCGCTATCTGGATGGCAAGCTCAAGCAGGCAGAACAATACATCAAGTCGTTTGAGTTCACCAAAGCGCGTGAATTATACGAACAGTTGAATCCGCTCCAGGATACGGCTACACTCCTGTCCGATCTGAATAAACTCTGGTTGGAATACGATCCAGCACGTTTATTGCAATTGAGATATCCAGACAGAACCTTCACCGACACACTCTCCGGCACAGATCGCTGGGGAGCAAAGCTTTACGCATTTGGACTCTCTGAGGCAGATCATCGTCTTTACTTCGCAGCGAAAATGCCGAATGACTCGGTCCTCTATCTGGATCAGTCACTGGATGTCGACTTAAAAACGGCAAAGGCTAAGATCGACGATAAGCTCGGAAGTAAAGAAAAGCCTGTGATTATCGTAAGTGCTTCCGGCAAGGAGCGTGCTAACGCCTACGCGGCATTCTCTCCAAATTTGACAAAAGAGTCACTGAAGAAGAGCTTTTCGGTCGAGGCAGATGAACTCAGCGTAGAAGACTCCGAGCATGTGATCCTAAAAAATGCGGTGGGGAAAGGGGAAAACGAAATCGCTTTGTTCAAGCTCGAGGACAATGGCTTGGCTTACATCGAAAAGCTGGCTGATTTGGAGCAGAGCTCCGAAGAAACGACCGAGGGAACTGGGTCAGGAGAAGCGCCTTCCCCTGCTGACAGCTCAACAGAAGCGACGGATCAACCTTCCCCTGCCACTCAAAAAACCGATGTTTTTGCAGGTCCCGGTGAAGAATATGAGAAGATCGGTCAGGTAGCAGCAGATGGTTCCTTCCAAGTCATCGCAGATCTGAATGGCTGGTACCAGATTGTGTTTGATGGAAAAGAAGGCTGGATACGCGCTACCGAATCAACGCCGTAA